DNA from Borrelia hispanica CRI:
TCCAATCTTTATCTAGTTCTTTCTTCTTTTCTGGCTTATCTTTAATCCAAGAAATAAATGTATTATAGTTGGTTATTCTGTTTCTATAGTAGTCAATATTTGCTACTTGTGTTTTACCACTGTCATGTTTGTTGGTTTTTTCTCTTTCTTCTTCTGTATGTTTGTTAAATCCATGAATAATGGTATTGAAACTCTTATTTTCTTCCGTTTGTGGTGTTTGTTTAGTTGGTGTTTGTTTAGTTGGTATTTGTTTAGCTGGTGTTAAACTTATTCTTTCGTGTACTTTTAGTTTATCTGTACAAGAATAGACTAGTATTAGACTATAAATTAGTATGTGTTTTAAATATTTATACATATAATATTCTCCTTGTTTTTAAGTATACTATTAGTTATTTTGGTTTGTATAGGGATTTTTAAAAAAGATTTGCTTTTAATTTTATCTTTATTCTCCTATTTCACAATTACTTGATGCTTGATCATTAA
Protein-coding regions in this window:
- a CDS encoding Mlp family lipoprotein, whose translation is MYKYLKHILIYSLILVYSCTDKLKVHERISLTPAKQIPTKQTPTKQTPQTEENKSFNTIIHGFNKHTEEEREKTNKHDSGKTQVANIDYYRNRITNYNTFISWIKDKPEKKKELDKDWTEAYNWLEKRRAENAPEKTLKEYISDAIDCYNNPLCKDTKKYGTKENQIFLFFAQAFRDIFLAYGNPEEIFIQLKTIRISRIKDDF